From Coffea arabica cultivar ET-39 chromosome 10e, Coffea Arabica ET-39 HiFi, whole genome shotgun sequence, one genomic window encodes:
- the LOC113711919 gene encoding protein NODULATION SIGNALING PATHWAY 2, protein MAVVFRNTMMDVDFPCYSTTTTTTATTTATTTTTTTATSSDDNCCDWNDWSSVVDWDEISCDGDHMKDDGFHDLLETMTDEIVTVHHPAWALPDRRSSTVSPETVMMDSEDDGGEDFKGLRLVHLLMAAAEALTGVNKSRELARVILVRLKELVSPNDGSNMERLAAYFTEALHGLLEGAGGAAAGVYGKHFSGHHGPHVKDDHHHQTDVLAAFQLLQDMSPYVKFGHFTANQAILEAVVHDRRVHIVDYDIMEGIQWASLMQALVSRKDGPSTHLRITALSRGGSARRSFTTIQETGRRLSAFAASIGQPFSFHQCRLDSDEAFRPSSLKLVRGEALIINCMLHLPHFSYRASESIASFLSGAKTLNPRLITLVEEEVGPIANEGFVGKFIDSLHHYSAIYDSLEAGFPLQGRARVLVERVFLGPRIAGSIARIYRAQGEAEGGSWGERLASMGFRPISVSFANHCQAKLLVGLFNDGYRVEELACNKLVLGWKSRRLLSASVWTSPDNDM, encoded by the coding sequence ATGGCAGTGGTTTTTAGGAACACCATGATGGACGTTGATTTTCCTTGTTAtagcaccaccaccaccaccaccgccaccacGACGGCAACTACTACAACCACCACTACCGCCACCTCTAGTGATGACAATTGTTGCGACTGGAATGACTGGTCCTCAGTTGTGGACTGGGATGAAATCTCGTGTGATGGTGATCACATGAAAGACGATggttttcatgacttgttggaAACCATGACTGACGAAATCGTCACCGTCCACCACCCTGCCTGGGCTCTCCCTGACAGGCGGAGCTCAACCGTGTCCCCGGAAACCGTCATGATGGACTCGGAAGATGACGGTGGAGAGGATTTTAAAGGGCTCCGCCTTGTTCACCTGCTGATGGCAGCTGCCGAGGCGCTGACCGGTGTCAACAAGAGCCGTGAGTTGGCGAGGGTGATATTGGTTCGGCTCAAGGAGTTGGTTTCTCCAAACGATGGCTCTAATATGGAGAGATTGGCCGCCTATTTCACTGAAGCCTTGCACGGCTTGCTTGAAGGAGCTGGAGGGGCAGCAGCAGGGGTGTACGGTAAGCATTTTTCAGGTCATCATGGGCCTCACGTGAAGGATGATCATCACCATCAGACGGATGTCCTTGCAGCATTTCAGCTGTTGCAGGACATGTCACCTTATGTTAAGTTTGGACACTTCACAGCTAATCAAGCAATATTGGAGGCTGTGGTCCATGATAGAAGAGTCCACATTGTGGACTATGACATTATGGAGGGAATCCAATGGGCCTCACTAATGCAGGCCCTAGTGTCCCGAAAAGATGGCCCATCAACCCACCTCAGGATCACTGCCTTATCTAGGGGTGGGAGTGCCCGCCGGTCATTCACGACCATCCAAGAGACCGGTCGACGGTTGTCGGCATTTGCGGCATCCATCGGTCAACCATTTTCATTCCATCAATGTAGGTTGGATTCAGATGAAGCATTCCGACCATCTTCTTTGAAATTAGTTCGAGGAGAAGCACTAATTATAAATTGTATGTTACATTTGCCACATTTTAGCTACCGAGCTTCAGAATCGATTGCTTCATTTTTATCCGGAGCCAAAACACTAAACCCGAGATTAATCACTTTAGTTGAAGAGGAGGTAGGCCCCATTGCAAACGAAGGGTTCGTTGGTAAATTCATTGACTCATTGCATCATTACTCTGCAATTTATGATTCGCTTGAGGCAGGATTTCCACTGCAGGGCCGGGCTCGGGTGCTTGTGGAGCGTGTATTCTTGGGCCCCCGAATTGCCGGATCAATAGCCCGCATCTATCGGGCCCAAGGTGAGGCGGAAGGGGGATCTTGGGGGGAGCGGTTGGCGAGCATGGGATTCCGTCCAATTAGCGTTAGCTTTGCTAATCATTGTCAAGCAAAATTGTTGGTGGGGCTTTTCAATGATGGGTATAGGGTCGAGGAATTGGCCTGCAATAAGCTTGTACTAGGATGGAAATCCAGACGCTTACTCTCTGCTTCCGTTTGGACATCCCCAGATAATGATATGTAA